The following proteins are encoded in a genomic region of Mycobacterium sp. 155:
- the opcA gene encoding glucose-6-phosphate dehydrogenase assembly protein OpcA encodes MIVDLPDTNTGAINKKIVALREEGGAITLGRVLTLVIAPDTEALLEESIEAANAASREHPCRVIVVLPGDRLTTEARLDAQLRVGRDAGANEVVVLRLSGPLANHASSVVIPFLLPDTPVVTWWPDRAPEVPAQDPLGKLAVRRITDATNGENPLASIKSRLAGYSPGDTDLAWSRVTYWRALLAATLDQAPFEPITSVLVSGLKDEPALDIMAGWLASRIDCPVTRAVGELKVQLTRASETITLTRPQQGVTATLTRTGEPDARIPLARRETRDCLAEDMRRLDADEIYFEALQGIDKVTYV; translated from the coding sequence ATGATCGTCGATCTACCCGACACTAATACCGGTGCGATCAACAAGAAGATCGTCGCGTTGCGCGAAGAGGGTGGCGCGATCACCCTCGGCCGGGTGCTGACACTGGTCATCGCACCCGATACCGAAGCGCTGCTTGAGGAATCGATCGAGGCGGCCAACGCGGCCAGCCGGGAGCACCCCTGCCGAGTCATCGTCGTCCTCCCCGGCGACCGGCTGACCACCGAAGCCCGGCTGGATGCCCAGCTACGGGTGGGCCGCGACGCCGGCGCCAACGAGGTGGTGGTGCTGCGGTTGTCCGGGCCGCTGGCCAACCATGCCAGCAGTGTGGTGATCCCGTTCCTGCTACCCGACACCCCGGTGGTGACGTGGTGGCCGGACCGCGCCCCGGAGGTTCCCGCACAGGATCCGCTGGGCAAGTTGGCCGTCCGCCGCATCACCGATGCCACCAACGGCGAGAATCCATTGGCCTCCATCAAGAGCAGGCTGGCCGGCTACTCCCCCGGCGACACCGATCTGGCGTGGAGCCGGGTGACCTACTGGCGGGCCCTGTTGGCCGCGACGCTGGACCAGGCACCCTTCGAGCCGATCACCTCCGTTTTGGTGTCCGGCCTGAAAGACGAACCGGCGCTTGACATCATGGCCGGATGGCTGGCCAGTCGCATCGATTGTCCGGTGACTCGCGCCGTGGGCGAGCTGAAGGTTCAGCTGACCCGGGCCAGTGAGACGATCACACTGACTCGGCCGCAGCAGGGAGTCACCGCCACGTTGACCCGCACCGGAGAGCCGGATGCCCGAATTCCGCTGGCCCGCAGGGAAACTCGCGATTGCCTGGCAGAGGATATGCGACGGCTCGACGCCGACGAGATCTATTTCGAAGCGCTGCAGGGCATCGACAAGGTCACGTATGTCTGA
- the pgl gene encoding 6-phosphogluconolactonase gives MSEQVIETYVDADELAAAAGARLVGAITSAIASRGEAAIVLTGGTVGIALLRHVAGAEIDWSKVHLFWGDDRFVPADSADRNEKQAREALLESINIPAGNVHHMAASDGEFGDDIDSAAAAYEKALPPEFDVHLLGMGGEGHVNSLFPDTPAVREATRLVVAVTDSPKPPPRRITLTLPAVHRARETWLVVAGAEKADAVAAAVGGADPVDVPAAGAIGRKRTVWLLDRQAAAKLPA, from the coding sequence ATGTCTGAGCAGGTGATCGAGACGTACGTCGACGCCGACGAGTTGGCGGCCGCGGCGGGCGCTCGACTGGTCGGGGCGATCACGTCAGCGATCGCGAGCCGCGGCGAGGCGGCCATCGTGCTCACCGGCGGCACCGTCGGCATTGCGCTACTGCGCCATGTCGCCGGTGCTGAGATCGACTGGTCGAAGGTTCACCTGTTCTGGGGCGACGATCGCTTCGTGCCCGCCGACTCCGCCGACCGCAACGAAAAGCAGGCCCGCGAGGCGCTGTTGGAGTCCATCAACATCCCCGCGGGTAACGTGCATCACATGGCCGCCAGCGACGGCGAGTTCGGTGACGACATCGACAGCGCCGCAGCGGCATACGAGAAGGCGCTGCCCCCGGAATTCGACGTGCATCTGCTGGGGATGGGCGGCGAGGGACACGTCAACTCGTTGTTCCCGGACACCCCGGCCGTACGGGAGGCCACCCGGCTGGTCGTCGCCGTGACCGACTCGCCCAAGCCGCCGCCCCGGCGCATCACCCTTACCCTGCCCGCCGTGCACCGGGCCCGCGAGACATGGCTCGTGGTGGCCGGCGCGGAGAAGGCTGACGCGGTGGCCGCCGCGGTGGGCGGAGCCGATCCGGTCGACGTGCCCGCGGCGGGCGCAATCGGCCGGAAGCGGACGGTGTGGCTGCTCGACAGGCAGGCCGCCGCCAAGCTGCCTGCCTGA
- a CDS encoding FAD-dependent oxidoreductase, translated as MRTIQIAVIGAGPAGIYAADILTKEYEHARVDVFDRLPAPYGLVRYGVAPDHPRIKEIIKALRRVLSRDEIRFIGNVHYGTDVTLPELRRHYDAVIFSTGARADRSLDIPGIELPGSYGAADFVSWYDGHPDVPRSWPLTAKNVAVLGAGNVALDIARMLAKPADEQLTTEIAGNVYQGLAANEATDVHVFARRGPAQIKFSPMEFRELSHSPNVDVIVHPEGFEIDEASQQAINSTKSTKLVVDTMMKYLERESTGAANRIHIHLCQAPVAVLGTDRVEGLRTERTELIGDGTVRGTGEFTDWPVEAVYRAVGYLSTHLADLPFDHHAGVIPHDAGRVLDIDGTLIDATYVTGWIKRGPVGLIGHTKSDAAETVNSLLSDLPGLRMPEITDPDAIFTHLSAKDVDYTTWEEWERLDAHEVSLGEVQGRERVKVVPREDMIQAGRHVLVRD; from the coding sequence ATGAGGACGATCCAGATAGCGGTAATCGGTGCAGGCCCGGCAGGAATCTATGCCGCAGACATCCTGACCAAGGAATACGAACACGCACGTGTCGACGTATTCGACCGTCTCCCAGCACCTTACGGTCTTGTCCGGTACGGGGTCGCTCCTGACCATCCGCGTATCAAGGAGATCATCAAAGCACTGCGCCGGGTGCTCTCGCGGGACGAGATCAGATTCATCGGCAACGTGCACTACGGCACCGATGTCACGCTGCCCGAACTGCGCCGTCACTACGATGCGGTGATCTTCTCTACCGGTGCGCGCGCGGATCGTAGCCTCGACATCCCCGGTATCGAACTCCCCGGAAGCTACGGCGCGGCCGACTTCGTGTCCTGGTACGACGGACATCCTGACGTGCCACGGAGTTGGCCGCTCACCGCGAAAAATGTCGCGGTGCTCGGCGCGGGCAACGTCGCCCTGGACATCGCCCGCATGCTCGCGAAGCCCGCCGACGAACAACTCACGACCGAGATCGCCGGCAACGTGTACCAGGGCCTGGCGGCCAACGAGGCGACCGATGTGCACGTGTTCGCCCGCCGGGGACCGGCGCAGATCAAGTTCAGCCCCATGGAATTTCGTGAGCTGTCGCACTCGCCGAACGTCGATGTCATCGTGCATCCGGAGGGTTTCGAGATCGACGAGGCCAGCCAGCAGGCCATCAACAGCACCAAGTCGACCAAACTCGTCGTCGACACCATGATGAAGTATCTGGAGCGCGAATCCACCGGTGCGGCGAACCGCATTCACATCCACCTGTGCCAGGCGCCGGTCGCGGTGCTGGGCACAGATCGGGTCGAGGGACTGCGCACCGAACGCACCGAGCTGATCGGGGACGGAACCGTACGCGGCACCGGCGAATTCACCGATTGGCCGGTCGAGGCCGTGTATCGCGCGGTGGGCTATCTCTCCACGCATCTGGCGGACCTACCGTTCGATCATCACGCCGGAGTCATCCCGCACGACGCCGGCCGCGTGCTCGACATCGACGGCACGCTCATCGATGCGACCTACGTGACCGGCTGGATCAAGCGGGGTCCCGTCGGGCTCATCGGACACACGAAGTCCGATGCCGCCGAAACCGTCAACAGCCTGCTCAGCGACCTGCCCGGGCTGCGTATGCCCGAGATCACCGATCCCGACGCGATATTCACGCACCTGTCCGCCAAGGACGTCGACTACACCACCTGGGAAGAGTGGGAACGCCTTGATGCGCACGAGGTCTCGCTGGGCGAGGTGCAGGGCCGCGAGCGCGTCAAGGTGGTTCCGCGTGAGGACATGATCCAGGCCGGGCGTCACGTACTGGTCCGTGACTAG
- the ppc gene encoding phosphoenolpyruvate carboxylase, which yields MTDASDTTLLPIGSVYRTQVGREATEPMREDIRLLGSILGDTVREQNGEAVFDLVERARVESFRVRRSEIDRAELAGLFAGIDVHQAIPVIRAFTHFALLANVAEDIHRERRRAVHVAAGEPPQDSSLAATYLKLDSAELDSAAVADALTGALVSPVITAHPTETRRRTVFDTQHRITELMRLRLHGHTHTADDRDIEVELRRHILTLWQTALVRLSRLKISDEIETGLRYYPSAFFEVIPQVNAQVRAALQARWPDAGLLQDPILRPGSWIGGDRDGNPNVTPEVVRMATGRAAHMALARYFTELTALEEELSMSARLVRVSPALTALADTCTEPARADEPYRRALRVIHARLTATAAAILDEQPEHMLDLGLTAYASPAELLTDLDTVDASLRGHGSAVVADDRLARLRESVRVFGFHLCGLDMRQNSEVHEEVVAELLAWAGVHPDYASLPEPQRIELLTAELATRRPLIGEGAQLSELAHKELGIVAAAARAVKVLGPQAVPNYIISMCQSVSDLLEASVLLKEAGLLDVSTGYCPVGIVPLFETIDDLQRGSAILEDALDLPVYGEIVTARGRQQEVMLGYSDSNKDGGYLAANWALYRAELDLVESARKTGIRLRLFHGRGGTVGRGGGPSYDAILAQPPGAVKGSLRITEQGEVIAAKYAEPRIAHRNLETLLAATLESTLLDVEGLGDEAGPAYAVLDDLAARAQRAYAELVHDTPGFVDYFKASTPVSEIGALNIGSRPTSRKPTTSIADLRAIPWVLAWSQSRVMLPGWYGTGTAFEEYLSAEGPENEDARLAVLQDLYERWPFFATVLSNMAQVLAKSDMGLAARYSELVDDEDLRARVFDKIVAEHERTIRMHRLITGQNDLLADNPALARSVFNRFPYLEPLNHLQVELLRRYRSGDTDERVQRGILLTMSGLATALRNSG from the coding sequence ATGACGGATGCTTCCGATACCACCCTGTTGCCCATCGGCTCGGTGTACCGCACCCAGGTAGGTCGGGAGGCCACTGAGCCGATGCGTGAGGACATCAGGCTGCTCGGCTCCATCCTCGGTGACACTGTGCGCGAACAGAACGGCGAGGCGGTGTTCGACCTCGTAGAGCGGGCGCGGGTGGAATCGTTCCGGGTCCGCCGCTCCGAGATCGACCGCGCCGAGTTGGCCGGGCTGTTCGCCGGAATCGATGTCCACCAGGCCATCCCGGTGATCCGGGCGTTCACCCATTTCGCGTTGCTGGCTAACGTGGCGGAGGACATCCACCGGGAGCGGCGCCGCGCGGTGCATGTGGCGGCCGGGGAACCGCCGCAGGACAGCAGCCTGGCTGCCACTTACCTCAAGCTGGATTCCGCTGAACTCGACTCCGCTGCTGTCGCCGATGCGCTTACCGGCGCGCTGGTCTCACCGGTCATCACCGCACATCCCACCGAAACCCGGCGCCGGACCGTCTTCGACACCCAGCACCGGATCACTGAGCTGATGCGGCTGAGGCTGCACGGCCACACTCACACCGCCGACGACCGCGACATCGAGGTCGAATTGCGGCGGCACATCCTCACGCTGTGGCAGACCGCCCTGGTGCGGTTGTCACGGCTGAAGATCTCCGACGAGATCGAAACCGGCCTGCGCTACTACCCGTCGGCCTTCTTTGAGGTCATACCCCAGGTCAACGCTCAGGTAAGAGCCGCGTTGCAGGCTCGTTGGCCCGATGCCGGGTTGTTGCAGGATCCGATCCTGCGGCCCGGGTCGTGGATCGGCGGTGACCGCGACGGCAACCCCAACGTGACACCAGAGGTTGTCCGGATGGCCACCGGCCGCGCCGCCCACATGGCGCTGGCACGCTACTTCACCGAGCTCACCGCGCTGGAGGAAGAGCTGTCGATGTCGGCGCGGCTGGTCCGTGTCAGCCCCGCGCTGACAGCCCTCGCCGATACCTGCACCGAACCGGCCCGCGCGGACGAACCGTACCGCCGGGCGCTGCGGGTGATCCATGCGCGGCTCACCGCGACGGCCGCTGCGATCCTCGACGAGCAGCCCGAACACATGCTCGACCTGGGGCTGACCGCGTATGCGTCGCCGGCAGAGTTGCTCACCGACCTCGATACCGTCGACGCCTCTCTGCGCGGGCACGGCAGCGCGGTAGTGGCCGACGATCGGCTGGCCCGGTTGCGGGAATCCGTGCGGGTCTTCGGCTTCCATCTGTGCGGCCTGGACATGCGGCAGAACTCGGAGGTGCACGAGGAGGTCGTCGCCGAGCTGCTGGCCTGGGCCGGAGTGCACCCTGACTATGCCTCGTTGCCTGAACCGCAGCGGATCGAACTGCTGACCGCTGAGCTGGCCACCAGGCGGCCGCTCATCGGAGAGGGCGCACAGCTCTCGGAGCTGGCGCACAAGGAACTCGGCATTGTCGCCGCCGCGGCGCGTGCGGTCAAGGTGCTCGGGCCGCAGGCGGTACCCAACTACATCATCTCGATGTGTCAGTCGGTCTCCGATCTGCTGGAGGCCTCGGTGCTCCTGAAAGAGGCTGGGCTGCTGGATGTTTCGACCGGTTACTGCCCGGTGGGCATCGTGCCGCTGTTCGAGACCATCGACGACCTGCAGCGCGGGTCGGCCATCCTGGAGGACGCCCTGGACCTGCCGGTGTACGGCGAGATCGTCACCGCACGCGGCCGGCAGCAGGAAGTGATGCTCGGCTACTCGGACTCCAACAAGGACGGCGGCTATCTGGCGGCCAACTGGGCGTTGTACCGGGCTGAGCTGGATCTGGTCGAATCGGCGCGTAAAACCGGAATCCGGTTGAGGCTCTTCCATGGTCGCGGCGGCACCGTCGGCCGCGGTGGGGGTCCCAGCTATGACGCCATCCTGGCGCAGCCGCCCGGTGCGGTGAAGGGGTCGCTGCGCATCACCGAGCAGGGTGAGGTGATCGCGGCCAAGTATGCCGAACCCCGGATCGCACACCGCAATCTCGAGACCCTGCTGGCCGCGACCCTGGAATCCACGCTGCTCGACGTCGAAGGGCTCGGCGACGAGGCCGGCCCGGCATACGCGGTACTGGACGATCTCGCTGCCCGTGCTCAACGTGCGTATGCCGAATTGGTGCACGACACACCGGGTTTCGTCGACTATTTCAAAGCATCCACACCGGTGAGCGAGATCGGCGCGCTCAATATCGGTAGCCGCCCCACCTCCCGCAAGCCGACCACCTCGATCGCCGATCTGCGCGCCATCCCGTGGGTGCTGGCCTGGAGCCAGTCGCGGGTCATGCTGCCCGGCTGGTACGGGACCGGGACGGCGTTCGAGGAATACTTGTCGGCGGAAGGTCCGGAAAACGAGGATGCTCGGCTGGCGGTACTGCAGGACCTCTACGAACGTTGGCCGTTCTTCGCGACCGTGCTGTCGAACATGGCTCAGGTGCTCGCGAAGTCGGATATGGGTTTGGCGGCGCGGTATTCAGAGCTGGTCGACGATGAGGACCTGCGAGCTCGGGTATTCGACAAGATCGTCGCCGAACACGAGCGCACCATCCGCATGCACCGGTTGATCACGGGTCAGAACGATCTACTGGCCGACAACCCGGCCCTGGCCCGGTCGGTATTCAACCGATTCCCGTATCTCGAGCCGCTCAACCATCTGCAGGTCGAGCTGTTGCGGCGCTACCGTTCCGGGGACACCGATGAGCGGGTCCAGCGTGGCATCCTGCTCACGATGAGTGGGTTGGCCACCGCGTTGCGGAACAGCGGTTGA
- the secG gene encoding preprotein translocase subunit SecG has translation MQLALQIILVVTSVLVVLLVLLHRAKGGGLSTLFGGGVQSSLSGSTVVEKNLDRLTLFVTGIWLVSIIGVALEIKYS, from the coding sequence ATGCAATTGGCGCTGCAGATCATCCTGGTCGTGACCAGTGTGCTGGTCGTGCTGTTGGTCCTGCTGCACCGTGCCAAGGGCGGCGGTCTGTCGACCCTCTTCGGTGGTGGCGTCCAGTCCAGCTTGTCCGGTTCCACAGTGGTCGAGAAGAACCTCGACCGGCTGACGCTGTTCGTCACCGGCATCTGGCTGGTGTCCATCATCGGCGTCGCACTGGAGATCAAGTACAGCTGA
- the tpiA gene encoding triose-phosphate isomerase has translation MARTPLIAGNWKMNLNHFEAIALVQKIAFALPDKYFDKVDVTVIPPFTDLRSVQTLVDGDKLRLTYGAQDLSQHDSGAYTGDISGAFLAKLGCSYVVVGHSERRTYHHEDDALVAAKTAAALKHGVTPIVCIGEQLEVREAGDHVEFNVNSLRGSLAGLSKEQVGQVVIAYEPVWAIGTGRVASAADAQEVCKAIRDELGNLSSPELAADIRVLYGGSVNAKNAGEIVAQPDIDGALVGGASLDGEQFATLSAIAAGGPLP, from the coding sequence GTGGCCCGTACGCCGCTCATCGCCGGCAACTGGAAGATGAACCTCAATCACTTTGAGGCCATCGCCCTGGTGCAGAAGATCGCATTCGCCTTGCCGGATAAGTACTTTGACAAAGTCGACGTCACCGTCATCCCGCCGTTCACCGATCTGCGCAGTGTGCAGACGCTCGTCGACGGGGACAAACTGCGGCTGACGTACGGCGCGCAGGACCTGTCGCAGCACGATTCCGGTGCCTACACCGGCGATATCAGCGGCGCGTTCCTGGCCAAGCTGGGCTGCAGCTACGTCGTGGTGGGGCACTCGGAGCGGCGGACGTATCACCACGAGGATGATGCGCTGGTGGCCGCCAAGACCGCCGCGGCGTTGAAGCACGGCGTCACCCCGATCGTCTGCATCGGTGAGCAGCTCGAGGTGCGTGAGGCCGGCGACCACGTCGAGTTCAACGTGAACTCGCTGCGCGGCTCCCTGGCCGGGCTGTCGAAGGAGCAGGTCGGCCAGGTCGTTATTGCCTACGAGCCCGTGTGGGCCATCGGCACCGGCCGGGTGGCCAGTGCAGCCGACGCGCAGGAGGTCTGCAAGGCCATCCGCGACGAACTTGGCAACCTATCGTCGCCCGAGCTCGCCGCGGACATCCGGGTGCTCTACGGCGGCTCGGTCAACGCCAAGAACGCCGGTGAGATCGTTGCTCAGCCCGATATCGACGGTGCCCTGGTCGGTGGAGCGTCGCTGGACGGCGAGCAGTTCGCCACGCTGTCGGCCATCGCCGCAGGTGGGCCGCTGCCGTAA
- the pgk gene encoding phosphoglycerate kinase yields the protein MAVKTLEDLLAEGVEGRGVLVRSDLNVPLDDQGNITDPGRIIASVPTLKALAEAGAKVVVTAHLGRPKGGPDPKFSLAPVAAALGERLGRHVQLAGDVVGTDALARAEGLTDGDVLLLENIRFDPRETSKDDTERLALARELAALVQSPDGSPGAFVSDGFGVVHRKQASVYDVATLLPHYAGTLVAAEVKVLEQLTNSTERPYAVVLGGSKVSDKLAVIENLAAKADSLIIGGGMCFTFLAAQGVSVGTSLLQEEMIDTCKRLLDTYGDVIHLPVDIVVADKFAADAEPETVASDRIPDGKMGLDIGPESVKRFAALLSNAKTVFWNGPMGVFEFPAFSAGTKGVAEAIIGATAKGAFSVVGGGDSAAAVRQLGLPEDGFSHISTGGGASLEYLEGKDLPGIEILQ from the coding sequence ATGGCTGTCAAGACTCTCGAGGATCTGTTGGCCGAGGGTGTCGAGGGTCGGGGCGTGTTGGTCCGCTCCGATCTGAACGTCCCCCTCGATGACCAGGGCAACATCACCGATCCGGGCCGCATCATCGCCTCTGTCCCGACGCTGAAGGCACTCGCCGAGGCGGGAGCCAAGGTCGTCGTCACGGCACACCTGGGTCGTCCCAAGGGTGGGCCGGATCCCAAGTTCTCACTGGCCCCGGTTGCCGCGGCGTTGGGGGAGAGACTTGGCCGGCACGTCCAGTTGGCCGGTGATGTGGTGGGTACCGACGCGCTCGCCCGGGCCGAGGGGCTGACCGACGGCGACGTGCTGCTGCTGGAGAACATTCGGTTCGACCCACGGGAGACCAGCAAGGACGACACTGAGCGACTGGCGCTGGCCCGGGAGCTGGCGGCGCTCGTCCAAAGCCCCGACGGATCGCCCGGTGCATTCGTTTCCGACGGCTTCGGCGTGGTGCACCGCAAGCAGGCTTCGGTGTATGACGTGGCAACGCTGCTGCCGCACTACGCGGGCACGTTGGTGGCGGCCGAGGTCAAGGTGCTCGAGCAGCTGACCAACTCGACCGAACGTCCCTATGCCGTGGTGCTGGGCGGCTCCAAGGTGTCCGACAAGCTGGCTGTCATCGAGAACCTGGCGGCGAAGGCCGACAGCCTCATCATCGGCGGCGGTATGTGTTTCACCTTCCTTGCTGCACAAGGTGTTTCGGTGGGAACGTCGCTGCTGCAGGAGGAGATGATCGACACCTGCAAGCGGCTGCTCGACACCTACGGCGATGTCATCCATCTTCCGGTCGACATTGTTGTCGCCGACAAGTTCGCCGCCGACGCCGAGCCCGAGACGGTCGCTTCGGACCGCATCCCGGACGGGAAGATGGGCCTCGACATCGGCCCGGAGTCGGTGAAGCGATTCGCCGCGCTGCTGTCGAATGCCAAGACGGTGTTCTGGAACGGCCCGATGGGTGTGTTCGAGTTCCCGGCATTCTCGGCCGGCACCAAGGGCGTGGCCGAAGCCATCATCGGGGCCACGGCCAAGGGTGCCTTCAGCGTCGTCGGCGGCGGTGATTCGGCCGCGGCCGTGCGTCAGCTGGGCCTGCCCGAGGATGGTTTCTCGCACATTTCCACCGGCGGCGGTGCATCTCTGGAATACCTTGAGGGCAAAGATCTGCCCGGTATCGAAATTTTGCAGTAG
- the gap gene encoding type I glyceraldehyde-3-phosphate dehydrogenase encodes MTIRVGVNGFGRIGRNFYRAVAAQQAEGQNTDIEIVAVNDLTDNATLAHLLKFDSILGRLPQDVSLEGDDTIVIGDKKIKSLEVKEGPAALPWGDLGVDVVVESTGIFTNAAKAKGHLDAGAKKVVISAPATDEDITIVMGVNDDKYDGSQNIISNASCTTNCLGPLAKVLNDEFGIVRGLMTTIHAYTQDQNLQDGPHRDLRRARAAALNIVPTSTGAAKAIGLVLPELKGKLDGYAMRVPVPTGSVTDLTAELAKAATVDEINAAMKAAAAGPLKGIMKYYDAPIVSSDIVTDPHSSLFDSGLTKVIDNQAKVVSWYDNEWGYSNRLADLVALVGKSL; translated from the coding sequence GTGACCATCCGGGTAGGCGTCAACGGCTTCGGCCGCATTGGCCGCAACTTTTACCGGGCCGTTGCGGCGCAGCAGGCCGAAGGTCAGAACACCGACATCGAAATCGTGGCGGTCAATGACCTCACCGACAACGCCACCCTGGCGCACCTGCTGAAGTTCGACTCCATCCTGGGCCGGTTGCCGCAGGATGTCAGCCTGGAGGGCGACGACACCATCGTCATCGGCGACAAGAAGATCAAGTCGCTGGAGGTCAAGGAAGGCCCGGCAGCTCTGCCGTGGGGTGACCTTGGTGTCGACGTCGTCGTCGAGTCCACCGGCATCTTCACCAACGCCGCCAAGGCCAAGGGCCACCTCGATGCGGGGGCTAAGAAGGTCGTCATCTCCGCGCCGGCCACCGATGAGGACATCACCATCGTGATGGGCGTCAACGACGACAAGTACGACGGCAGTCAGAACATCATCTCCAACGCGTCGTGCACCACCAACTGCCTGGGCCCGCTGGCCAAGGTCCTCAACGACGAGTTCGGCATCGTCAGGGGCCTGATGACCACCATCCACGCCTACACCCAGGACCAGAACCTGCAGGACGGCCCGCACAGGGATCTGCGCCGCGCCCGTGCCGCCGCGCTGAACATCGTGCCGACCTCCACCGGTGCCGCCAAGGCCATCGGCTTGGTGCTGCCTGAGCTCAAGGGCAAGCTGGACGGCTACGCCATGCGCGTGCCGGTCCCCACGGGTTCGGTGACTGATCTGACGGCCGAGCTGGCCAAGGCCGCCACCGTCGACGAGATCAACGCCGCGATGAAGGCCGCTGCCGCGGGGCCGTTGAAGGGCATCATGAAGTACTACGACGCGCCGATCGTGTCGAGCGACATCGTCACCGACCCGCACAGCTCGCTGTTCGACTCGGGCCTGACCAAGGTCATCGACAACCAGGCCAAGGTCGTCTCCTGGTACGACAACGAGTGGGGCTACTCCAACCGCCTCGCCGATCTGGTCGCACTGGTCGGCAAGTCGCTCTAA
- the whiA gene encoding DNA-binding protein WhiA — MTAEVKDELSRLVVNSVSARRAEVASLLRFAGGLHIVAGRVVVEAEVDLGIIARRLRKDIHDLYGYNAVVHVLSASGIRKNTRYVVRVAADGEALARQTGLLDLRGRPVRGLPAQVVGGSVADAEAAWRGAFLAHGSLTEPGRSSALEVSCPGPEAALALVGAARRLGVNAKAREVRGSDRVVVRDGEAIGDLLTRMGAQDTRLTWEERRMRREVRATANRLANFDDANLRRSARAAVAAAARVERALHILGEGVPDHLAAAGKLRVEHRQASLEELGRLADPPMTKDAVAGRIRRLLSMADRKAKQDGIPDTESAVTPDLLDDA, encoded by the coding sequence ATGACAGCCGAGGTGAAGGACGAGCTGAGTCGGCTGGTGGTCAATTCGGTGAGTGCCCGCCGCGCCGAGGTCGCCTCGCTGCTGAGGTTCGCCGGCGGGTTGCACATCGTCGCGGGGCGCGTCGTGGTGGAGGCCGAGGTCGATCTCGGCATCATCGCGCGCCGGCTTCGCAAGGACATCCACGACCTCTACGGCTACAACGCAGTGGTGCACGTGCTGTCGGCCAGCGGTATCCGGAAGAACACCCGCTACGTGGTACGGGTGGCCGCAGATGGCGAAGCGTTGGCGAGGCAGACAGGCCTGCTCGATCTGCGCGGTCGCCCGGTGCGGGGGTTGCCCGCTCAGGTGGTCGGCGGCAGCGTGGCCGATGCCGAAGCCGCCTGGCGGGGAGCGTTCCTAGCGCACGGCTCACTGACCGAACCCGGTCGCTCATCGGCGCTTGAGGTCAGTTGCCCGGGACCTGAGGCAGCATTGGCCCTGGTGGGCGCCGCGCGGCGGCTGGGTGTCAATGCCAAGGCTCGTGAAGTACGCGGCAGCGACCGCGTGGTGGTTCGCGACGGCGAGGCCATCGGCGATCTGCTGACCCGGATGGGCGCCCAGGACACCCGGCTCACCTGGGAGGAACGCCGGATGCGGCGGGAGGTTCGGGCCACGGCCAACCGGTTGGCGAATTTCGACGATGCGAACCTGCGCCGGTCGGCACGTGCCGCTGTGGCCGCCGCGGCGCGGGTGGAGCGCGCGTTACACATCCTCGGCGAGGGGGTGCCCGACCACCTTGCGGCAGCGGGCAAGCTGCGGGTAGAGCATCGACAGGCTTCGCTCGAGGAGCTCGGCCGGCTCGCTGACCCGCCGATGACGAAAGATGCTGTGGCAGGCCGGATTCGGCGACTACTGTCGATGGCCGACCGCAAGGCTAAGCAGGACGGCATCCCCGACACAGAGTCGGCGGTCACCCCCGATCTCCTCGACGACGCCTGA